The following are from one region of the Heterodontus francisci isolate sHetFra1 chromosome 34, sHetFra1.hap1, whole genome shotgun sequence genome:
- the LOC137349186 gene encoding zinc finger protein 551-like codes for MSQQRVHTDERPFRCSHCGTGFRQSSYLTEHQRIHTGERPFTCSECGKGFIQLSHLLKHRRVHTGEKPFTCSECGKGFTTSSHLLTHQRLHTGERPFTCSVCENRFADSSALLIHQRVHTGEWPFTCSECGKGFNTSSTLLKHQRVHTGERPFTCSECGKGFTQSSTLLRHHRVHTGERPFTCSDCGKRFTTSSALLRHQRVHTGERPFTCSECGKGFTQSFALLTHQRVHTGERPFTCSECGKGFTQSSHLLIHQRVHTGERPFTCSVCGKGFTQSSDLLKHQRVHK; via the coding sequence ATGTCCCagcaacgtgttcacactgatgagagaccattcaggtgctctcactgcgggaccGGGTTTAGGCAATCTTCATATCTCACTgagcaccagcgcattcacactggggagaggccattcacctgctccgagtgtgggaagggattcattcagttatcccacctgctgaaacaccggcgagttcacactggggagaagccattcacctgctctgagtgtgggaaaggattcactacttcatcccacctgctgacccaccagcgacttcacactggggagaggccgttcacctgctccgtgtgtgagaACAGATTTGCTGATTCATCcgccctgctgatacaccagcgtgttcacactggggagtggccattcacctgctccgagtgtgggaaaggattcaatacttcatccaccctgctgaaacaccagcgagttcacactggggagaggccattcacctgctcagagtgtgggaagggattcactcagtcatccaccctgctgagacaccatcgtgttcacactggggagaggccgttcacctgctcagactgtgggaagagattcaccacTTCATccgccctgctgagacaccagcgagttcacactggggagaggccgttcacctgctcagagtgtgggaagggattcactcagtcattcgccctgctgacacaccagcgcgttcacactggggagaggccgttcacctgctcagagtgtgggaagggattcactcagtcatctcaccttctgatacaccagcgagttcacactggggagaggccgttcacctgctcagtgtgtgggaagggattcactcagtcatctgaccttctgaaacaccagcgagttcacaagtaa